GCGCGCGGATATTGCTTCCGCAGATGATGTTCAGGAAAATTCTTTGAGGCCTGCGCTTTTAGATGAATTTCTTGGGCAGCAAACTGTAAAAGAAAATCTTAGCGTTTTTATAGATGCGGCAAGAAAACGGCAGGAAGCTTTGGATCATTTGTTTTTGATTGGACCGCCTGGACTTGGAAAAACAACTTTGGCGCAAATTACTGCAAACGAGCTTGGTGCGGATTTTAAAGTTACCAGCGCGCCTGCCTTGGAAAAGCCAAAGGATCTTGCTGGAATTCTTTCAACAATTTCTCCACGGACAGTTTTTTTTATTGATGAAATTCACAGGCTTAAACCTGCAATCGAGGAAATGCTTTACATTGCAATGGAGGACTATGAGCTTGACTGGGTTATCGGGCAAGGAGCCGCGGCAAGAACTGTCAGGATTCCAATTCCGAAATTCACTCTTGTGGGCGCGACAACAAAAGCCGGCATGGTTTCTAGTCCGCTTATAAGCCGCTTTGGAATTATTCAGCGTTTCAGTTTTTACACGAAAGAAGAGCTTGCTTCGATAATCCGGCGTTCTGCAAAAATTCTTAATGTTCAAGTTGAAGACGATGCGGCTTTGCTTATGGCAGGATGCTCCAGAGGAACTCCACGTGTTACAAATAGAATTCTTCGGCGCATGAGAGATTTTGCGCAAGTTGAAGGAAGCGGCGTTATTACGAAGTCGATTGTGAAAAAAGGGCTTGAGCGTCTTGGAGTTGATTCTTTGGGACTTGAAAATTATGACAGGGAAATTCTTTTAGCAATTATAAAAAAATTCGGCGGAGGACCTGTTGGCGCGGAAACTCTTGCTATTTCAATTGGAGAATCGATGGATACGCTTGAAGATTATTACGAGCCTTATTTGATTCAGTGCGGACTTTTGCAAAGAACTCCACGCGGAAGAGTCGCCACAGAAAAAGCTTACAATCATCTTGGAATTTCTTTTGAAGGAAATGCGAAGTCAGAGCCAGCTTTTGATTTTTAAAACAAAAACTTTTTTAGGAAAAATATATGAAGACCAGTGATTTTAATTTTGATTTGCCGGAAGAGCTTATTGCGCAAAAACCTTCTGGAATCCGTGGAAATGACAAACTTATGTTTTTGGATAAATCGACGGGAAAAGTTTTTCATTATGCCATGAAAGATTTAGTTGATTTGGTTGAGCCTGGCACTTTAATGGTTTTCAACAATAGCAAAGTCCGCCGAAGCCGATGCTACGGAATAAAAACAGACACAGGCCGCGAGCAGGAATTTATGTTTTTAAATCAGACTTCACCTGAAGGAAATATCTGGAACACGATGGTCAAGGGCGCAAAAAA
The sequence above is drawn from the uncultured Treponema sp. genome and encodes:
- the ruvB gene encoding Holliday junction branch migration DNA helicase RuvB, which produces MNKSVNARSSYMKKPSEEDEMNIVTQLALQAAQGKSAESSVNIVRADIASADDVQENSLRPALLDEFLGQQTVKENLSVFIDAARKRQEALDHLFLIGPPGLGKTTLAQITANELGADFKVTSAPALEKPKDLAGILSTISPRTVFFIDEIHRLKPAIEEMLYIAMEDYELDWVIGQGAAARTVRIPIPKFTLVGATTKAGMVSSPLISRFGIIQRFSFYTKEELASIIRRSAKILNVQVEDDAALLMAGCSRGTPRVTNRILRRMRDFAQVEGSGVITKSIVKKGLERLGVDSLGLENYDREILLAIIKKFGGGPVGAETLAISIGESMDTLEDYYEPYLIQCGLLQRTPRGRVATEKAYNHLGISFEGNAKSEPAFDF